One stretch of Patagioenas fasciata isolate bPatFas1 chromosome 9, bPatFas1.hap1, whole genome shotgun sequence DNA includes these proteins:
- the PTTG1IP gene encoding pituitary tumor-transforming gene 1 protein-interacting protein — protein sequence MVPLLPLCAALALALLPAAAAAQDGTAECHQYTNKSCEECLKNVTCLWCASSGRCVEYPVRRVLPPSDLCELRSARWGVCWVNFEALIIAMSVVGGTILIMLGVCCCCCCCKKKSKKPDKDEERAAREREKRRVRQEERRAEMKSRHDEIRRKYGLFKEENPYAKFEN from the exons ATGGTCCCGCTGCTGCCACTCTGCGCCGCCCTGGCCCTGGCGCTgctccccgccgctgccgccgcgcagGACGGGACGGCAG aGTGTCACCAGTATACGAACAAGAGCTGCGAGGAGTGTCTGAAAAATGTCACC TGCCTGTGGTGCGCCAGCAGTGGGAGGTGTGTGGAGTACCCCGTCCGAAGAGTCCTCCCACCGTCCGACCTCTGCGAGCTCCGCTCCGCACGCTGGGGAGTCTGCTGGG TGAACTTCGAAGCCCTGATCATTGCGATGTCTGTGGTGGGAGGAACAATCCTCATCATGCTGggggtctgctgctgctgctgctgttgtaagaaaaagagcaaaaa GCCAGACAAGGATGAAGAGAGAGCAGCCAGGGAGCGGGAGAAGAGGCGggtgcggcaggaggagag GAGAGCAGAGATGAAATCACGGCATGATGAAATCCGAAGAAAATACG GCCTGTTCAAGGAAGAGAACCCTTACGCGAAATTTGAGAACTAG
- the LOC136105265 gene encoding small ubiquitin-related modifier 3, producing MSEEKPKESVKTENDHINLKVAGQDGSVVQFKIKRHTPLSKLMKAYCERQGLSMRQIRFRFDGQPISESDTPAQLEMEDEDTIDVFQQQTGGVC from the exons ATGTCTGAGGAGAAGCCCAAG GAAAGCGTGAAAACAGAGAATGATCACATCAACCTGAAAGTGGCGGGGCAGGACGGCTCCGTGGTGCAGTTCAAGATCAAGCGGCACACGCCGCTCAGCAAGCTGATGAAGGCGTACTGCGAGcggcag GGCTTGTCGATGAGGCAGATTAGATTCAGATTTGATGGACAACCAATTAGTGAATCAGATACACCTGCACAG CTGGAGATGGAAGATGAAGACACTATCGACGTGTTCCAGCAGCAGACGGGTGGGGTGTGTTAA